The Deinococcus malanensis DNA segment GTGACGCGACCGGCGTGCACCGTCCCTATCTGGTACGTATTCTGGCCGCGCTGACTGCCAAGGGCGTCGTGAAAAGCAAGAAAGGTATCGGCGGTGGATACGCGCTGGCCCGCAAGCCCCAGCTGATCAGCCTGTGTGAGGTCGTGCGCGCCATTGACGGACCGGTGGCGCCGCTGTCTTGTATCAGCCTGAACTGGCACGAGCCGTGTGTGGAAGAGGACCGATGTCACGCCCGCGCCAGCGTGTACCGGCGCATGCGCGACGCGATGCTGGGCGTGCTGCAGGAATTCAGCGTGGCCGACCTGGTGGTGGATGCCCGTCAGGGCGTGAGTTATGGTCACTGCCTGAACCATCTGCTCAAGCCCAACGCCTGATTCCGGCGTACACAGAAAGCCGCCGGATGACTGCTGTCCGGCGGCTCTACTGAGTTCTAAGGAAACGAGTATTACTTCAGATAAGGACGGAACCGCGCCAGGGTAGCGTTGTCGGGGGTGGCGGCGCGCAGCAGGCGGTTGCCGGCAAACACCAGCACCAGCCGTCCGCCGGCCGGAGCACTGGCCCGCACGGACCCCTGCGTCACACTGGCAGGGCCGGTCAGCAGGACCTGCATGGTGGACGGATCGAACACCATGCCCGAAGCGGTCAGGGCCGGGCTCTGGGCCTTGATGCCGCCGCCAGCAGTCACGAAGCCGGATTTGACATACAGGGCCATTGCAGGGGCACCCAGTCCGCCAAAGCGCGAATCTCGGTACGTGGCGCCTCCCGAGGCCACCACCGTGCCGCCCTTCAGGTCATAGACGACCTGCGCGGCGTGCAGGGTACTGCCCTGCCGGGTGGTGATGGTCGCGTCCTGGGCACTCAGCGTCTGGCCGGGGCGGATCTGCATGCGGGCGGCCGTGAGCTTCATGCCACTTCGGGCATCGGTGGCGGTGCCGCCCTGAGGCAGGTCGGTGGCGCCGGTTTCCAGGTTCAGGTTCTGGGCACCCCGGGGAGTAATGTTCAGGCCGCCAA contains these protein-coding regions:
- a CDS encoding Rrf2 family transcriptional regulator, encoding MRLSATDVYAFQALGFLGTQAEGSWISSEEISDATGVHRPYLVRILAALTAKGVVKSKKGIGGGYALARKPQLISLCEVVRAIDGPVAPLSCISLNWHEPCVEEDRCHARASVYRRMRDAMLGVLQEFSVADLVVDARQGVSYGHCLNHLLKPNA